A single region of the Epinephelus moara isolate mb chromosome 12, YSFRI_EMoa_1.0, whole genome shotgun sequence genome encodes:
- the LOC126398451 gene encoding tubulin alpha-1B chain-like isoform X1: MLKIACVFLQRECISVHVGQAGVQIGNACWELYCLEHGIQPDGQMPSDKTIGGGDDSFNTFFSETGAGKHVPRAVFVDLEPTVIDEVRTGTYRQLFHPEQLITGKEDAANNYARGHYTIGKEIIDLVLDRIRKLSDQCTGLQGFLVFHSFGGGTGSGFTSLLLERLSVDYGKKSKLEFSIYPAPQVSTAVVEPYNAILTTHTTLEHSDCAFMVDNEAIYDICRRNLDIERPTYTNLNRLMSQIVSSITASLRFDGALNVDLTEFQTNLVPYPRIHFPLATYAPVISAEKAYHEQLTVAEITNACFEPANQMVKCDPRHGKYMACCLLYRGDVVPKDVNAAIATIKTKRTIQFVDWCPTGFKVGINYQPPTVVPGGDLAKVQRAVCMLSNTTAIAEAWARLDHKFDLMYAKRAFVHWYVGEGMEEGEFSEAREDMAALEKDYEEVGLESVEGEGEDEGEY; the protein is encoded by the exons CCCAGTGACAAGACCATTGGAGGGGGAGATGATTCCTTCAACACGTTCTTCAGTGAGACTGGAGCTGGAAAGCACGTCCCCAGAGCTGTTTTTGTGGACCTGGAACCCACTGTCATCG ATGAGGTGCGAACAGGCACCTACCGGCAGCTGTTCCACCCTGAGCAGCTGATCACTGGCAAGGAGGATGCTGCCAATAACTATGCCCGTGGACACTACACCATCGGCAAAGAGATCATTGACTTGGTGCTGGACAGGATCCGCAAACTG TCTGACCAGTGCACTGGTCTTCAGGGATTCCTGGTTTTCCACAGCTTCGGCGGTGGTACGGGCTCTGGTTTTACATCCCTGCTGTTGGAGCGCCTGTCTGTTGATTACGGCAAGAAGTCTAAGCTGGAGTTCTCCATCTACCCAGCTCCACAGGTGTCCACTGCTGTGGTAGAGCCGTACAACGCCATCCTGACCACCCACACCACTCTAGAGCACTCTGACTGTGCCTTCATGGTGGATAACGAGGCCATCTACGATATCTGTCGCAGGAACCTGGATATTGAGCGTCCAACCTACACCAACCTCAACAGGCTGATGAGTCAGATTGTGTCCTCCATCACTGCTTCCCTGCGTTTTGATGGTGCTCTTAATGTTGATCTTACAGAGTTTCAGACCAACTTGGTGCCATATCCTCGTATCCACTTCCCTCTGGCCACCTATGCCCCTGTCATCTCTGCTGAGAAGGCCTACCATGAGCAGTTAACAGTGGCAGAAATTACCAACGCCTGCTTTGAACCAGCCAATCAGATGGTAAAATGTGACCCTCGCCACGGCAAATACATGGCCTGCTGCCTTTTGTACCGTGGCGATGTGGTGCCCAAAGATGTCAATGCCGCCATCGCCACCATAAAGACCAAGCGCACCATCCAGTTTGTGGACTGGTGCCCCACTGGTTTCAAGGTTGGCATCAACTACCAGCCGCCCACTGTAGTTCCTGGTGGAGACCTGGCTAAAGTCCAGAGGGCTGTGTGCATGCTGAGCAACACCACTGCTATCGCAGAGGCCTGGGCTCGACTTGACCACAAGTTTGATCTGATGTACGCTAAGCGTGCTTTTGTTCACTGGTATGTAGGTGAGGGTATGGAGGAGGGAGAGTTCTCTGAGGCCAGGGAGGACATGGCAGCTTTGGAGAAGGATTATGAGGAGGTTGGGCTTGAATCTGTTGAGGGTGAGGGTGAAGACGAGGGGGAGTATTAA
- the LOC126398451 gene encoding tubulin alpha-1B chain-like isoform X2 has translation MRECISVHVGQAGVQIGNACWELYCLEHGIQPDGQMPSDKTIGGGDDSFNTFFSETGAGKHVPRAVFVDLEPTVIDEVRTGTYRQLFHPEQLITGKEDAANNYARGHYTIGKEIIDLVLDRIRKLSDQCTGLQGFLVFHSFGGGTGSGFTSLLLERLSVDYGKKSKLEFSIYPAPQVSTAVVEPYNAILTTHTTLEHSDCAFMVDNEAIYDICRRNLDIERPTYTNLNRLMSQIVSSITASLRFDGALNVDLTEFQTNLVPYPRIHFPLATYAPVISAEKAYHEQLTVAEITNACFEPANQMVKCDPRHGKYMACCLLYRGDVVPKDVNAAIATIKTKRTIQFVDWCPTGFKVGINYQPPTVVPGGDLAKVQRAVCMLSNTTAIAEAWARLDHKFDLMYAKRAFVHWYVGEGMEEGEFSEAREDMAALEKDYEEVGLESVEGEGEDEGEY, from the exons CCCAGTGACAAGACCATTGGAGGGGGAGATGATTCCTTCAACACGTTCTTCAGTGAGACTGGAGCTGGAAAGCACGTCCCCAGAGCTGTTTTTGTGGACCTGGAACCCACTGTCATCG ATGAGGTGCGAACAGGCACCTACCGGCAGCTGTTCCACCCTGAGCAGCTGATCACTGGCAAGGAGGATGCTGCCAATAACTATGCCCGTGGACACTACACCATCGGCAAAGAGATCATTGACTTGGTGCTGGACAGGATCCGCAAACTG TCTGACCAGTGCACTGGTCTTCAGGGATTCCTGGTTTTCCACAGCTTCGGCGGTGGTACGGGCTCTGGTTTTACATCCCTGCTGTTGGAGCGCCTGTCTGTTGATTACGGCAAGAAGTCTAAGCTGGAGTTCTCCATCTACCCAGCTCCACAGGTGTCCACTGCTGTGGTAGAGCCGTACAACGCCATCCTGACCACCCACACCACTCTAGAGCACTCTGACTGTGCCTTCATGGTGGATAACGAGGCCATCTACGATATCTGTCGCAGGAACCTGGATATTGAGCGTCCAACCTACACCAACCTCAACAGGCTGATGAGTCAGATTGTGTCCTCCATCACTGCTTCCCTGCGTTTTGATGGTGCTCTTAATGTTGATCTTACAGAGTTTCAGACCAACTTGGTGCCATATCCTCGTATCCACTTCCCTCTGGCCACCTATGCCCCTGTCATCTCTGCTGAGAAGGCCTACCATGAGCAGTTAACAGTGGCAGAAATTACCAACGCCTGCTTTGAACCAGCCAATCAGATGGTAAAATGTGACCCTCGCCACGGCAAATACATGGCCTGCTGCCTTTTGTACCGTGGCGATGTGGTGCCCAAAGATGTCAATGCCGCCATCGCCACCATAAAGACCAAGCGCACCATCCAGTTTGTGGACTGGTGCCCCACTGGTTTCAAGGTTGGCATCAACTACCAGCCGCCCACTGTAGTTCCTGGTGGAGACCTGGCTAAAGTCCAGAGGGCTGTGTGCATGCTGAGCAACACCACTGCTATCGCAGAGGCCTGGGCTCGACTTGACCACAAGTTTGATCTGATGTACGCTAAGCGTGCTTTTGTTCACTGGTATGTAGGTGAGGGTATGGAGGAGGGAGAGTTCTCTGAGGCCAGGGAGGACATGGCAGCTTTGGAGAAGGATTATGAGGAGGTTGGGCTTGAATCTGTTGAGGGTGAGGGTGAAGACGAGGGGGAGTATTAA
- the LOC126398454 gene encoding tubulin alpha-1B chain-like yields the protein MRECISVHVGQAGVQIGNACWELYCLEHGIQPDGQMPSDKTIGGGDDSFNTFFSETGAGKHVPRAVFVDLEPTVIDEVRTGTYRQLFHPEQLITGKEDAANNYARGHYTIGKEIIDLVLDRIRKLSDQCTGLQGFLVFHSFGGGTGSGFTSLLMERLSVDYGKKSKLQFSIYPAPQVSTAVVEPYNAILTTHTTLEHSDCAFMVDNEAIYDICRRNLDIERPTYTNLNRLMSQIVSSITASLRFDGALNVDLTEFQTNLVPYPRIHFPLATYAPVISAEKAYHEQLTVAEITNACFEPANQMVKCDPRHGKYMACCLLYRGDVVPKDVNAAIATIKTKRTIQFVDWCPTGFKVGINYQPPTVVPGGDLAKVQRAVCMLSNTTAIAEAWARLDHKFDLMYAKRAFVHWYVGEGMEEGEFSEAREDMAALEKDYEEVGFDSVEEEGEDEGEY from the exons ATG CGCGAGTGTATCTCAGTGCACGTGGGTCAGGCTGGTGTCCAGATTGGCAATGCCTGCTGGGAGCTTTACTGCCTGGAACATGGGATCCAGCCTGATGGACAGATGCCCAGTGACAAGACCATTGGAGGGGGAGATGATTCCTTCAACACGTTCTTCAGTGAGACTGGAGCTGGAAAGCACGTCCCCAGGGCTGTTTTTGTGGACCTGGAGCCCACCGTCATTG ATGAGGTGCGAACTGGGACCTACCGGCAGCTGTTCCATCCTGAGCAGCTGATCACTGGCAAGGAGGATGCTGCCAATAACTATGCCCGTGGACACTACACCATCGGCAAAGAGATCATTGACCTGGTGCTGGACAGGATCCGCAAACTG TCTGACCAGTGCACTGGTCTTCAGGGATTCCTGGTTTTCCACAGCTTCGGCGGTGGTACGGGCTCTGGTTTTACATCCCTGCTGATGGAGCGTCTGTCTGTTGATTACGGCAAGAAGTCCAAGCTCCAGTTCTCCATCTACCCAGCTCCGCAGGTGTCCACTGCTGTGGTAGAGCCGTACAACGCCATCCTCACCACCCACACCACTCTAGAGCACTCTGACTGTGCCTTCATGGTGGATAACGAGGCCATCTACGATATCTGTCGCAGGAACCTGGATATTGAGCGTCCAACCTACACCAACCTCAACAGGCTGATGAGTCAGATTGTGTCCTCCATCACTGCTTCCCTGCGTTTTGATGGTGCTCTTAATGTTGATCTTACAGAGTTTCAGACCAACTTGGTGCCATATCCTCGTATCCACTTCCCTCTGGCCACCTATGCCCCTGTCATCTCTGCTGAGAAGGCCTACCATGAGCAGTTAACAGTGGCAGAAATTACCAACGCCTGCTTTGAACCAGCCAATCAGATGGTAAAATGTGACCCTCGCCACGGCAAATACATGGCCTGCTGCCTTTTGTACCGTGGCGATGTGGTGCCCAAAGATGTCAATGCCGCCATCGCCACCATAAAGACCAAGCGCACCATCCAGTTTGTGGACTGGTGCCCCACTGGTTTCAAGGTTGGCATCAACTACCAGCCGCCCACTGTAGTTCCTGgtggagacctggccaaggtcCAGAGGGCTGTGTGCATGCTGAGCAACACCACTGCTATCGCAGAGGCCTGGGCTCGACTTGACCACAAGTTTGATCTGATGTACGCTAAGCGTGCTTTTGTTCACTGGTATGTAGGTGAGGGTATGGAGGAGGGAGAGTTCTCTGAGGCCAGGGAGGACATGGCAGCTTTGGAGAAGGATTATGAGGAGGTTGGATTTGACTCTGTTGAAGAAGAGGGTGAAGATGAGGGGGAGTATTAA